One window of Microcoleus vaginatus PCC 9802 genomic DNA carries:
- a CDS encoding DUF433 domain-containing protein, producing MTLTKTEYKYIELNEDNVPILAGTTMKVVELVEAEIAYGWSPAELHFNHRYLTMSQILSALAYYCDRKQELDAEIKRREEYVKQAEIEAGESPFAARLRAQGLLPL from the coding sequence ATGACACTTACAAAGACCGAGTATAAATATATAGAACTCAACGAAGACAATGTTCCCATCCTAGCCGGAACTACGATGAAAGTCGTTGAATTAGTCGAAGCTGAGATAGCTTATGGTTGGAGTCCAGCAGAATTACACTTCAATCATCGCTACTTAACTATGAGCCAAATTCTTTCTGCGTTAGCTTATTATTGCGATCGCAAACAAGAACTCGATGCAGAAATCAAGCGACGAGAAGAGTATGTTAAACAGGCAGAAATTGAAGCTGGCGAATCTCCTTTTGCTGCTAGACTACGTGCACAAGGGCTATTGCCTTTGTAG
- a CDS encoding 4Fe-4S dicluster domain-containing protein, producing MKKRVTLTFPQRSIQMPVTYRLAKDFNVAANIIRAQVAPNQVGKLVLELSGDIDQLEAAIDWMRSQNIGVSLASREILIDEDICVHCGLCTGVCPTEALTLDPESFKLSFARSRCIVCEQCIPTCPVQAISTNL from the coding sequence GTGAAAAAACGGGTAACACTGACGTTTCCCCAACGATCGATCCAAATGCCTGTCACCTATCGACTGGCAAAGGATTTTAATGTTGCAGCCAACATTATCCGTGCTCAGGTGGCTCCGAATCAAGTGGGCAAACTGGTGCTAGAGTTATCAGGGGACATCGACCAACTAGAAGCGGCGATCGACTGGATGCGATCGCAAAATATCGGCGTTTCCCTAGCCAGTCGGGAAATACTCATAGACGAAGATATCTGCGTTCACTGCGGTTTGTGTACGGGAGTTTGCCCGACAGAAGCCTTGACCCTTGACCCAGAAAGCTTTAAACTAAGTTTTGCTCGATCGCGGTGTATCGTTTGCGAGCAGTGCATCCCTACCTGTCCGGTGCAAGCTATTTCTACTAACCTCTAG
- a CDS encoding LapA family protein: MRAVFLLVIVVGLTIFALQNVEPALSLVFLGVRSPALPLSIWILLSMVVGALTSLLISGLLAFSNYLSLTRDRTGRSSRSRPDTFPEDRRTPYTPPPPPRKEGIDPDMNRENSQTQAAGSYRTEYGTSAGYNARTFHQETPNPDGAKDYAKPGTYAAADDEDDWVSDGSKSGSQGGEDDWGDDRDFPDQPQVNDVPAANPRAYEAKQEPKSKSWAGSIYSYGYRDPSQSGVGQTEAVYDAEYRVLVPPGGEIPKPADEAPINPLAEAEDDWGLDEGDEFEDDDRASGGSINLKK, translated from the coding sequence ATGCGTGCTGTTTTTTTGCTAGTGATTGTGGTAGGGCTAACTATTTTTGCCCTGCAAAATGTTGAGCCGGCATTATCCCTGGTGTTTTTGGGAGTTCGATCGCCTGCTTTACCCTTATCTATCTGGATTCTGCTCAGCATGGTGGTGGGAGCTCTCACATCTTTATTGATTTCTGGTTTGCTGGCTTTTTCTAATTACCTATCTCTAACGAGAGACCGTACCGGCAGATCCAGTCGCAGCCGTCCCGATACTTTCCCAGAAGACAGGAGAACACCTTACACGCCACCTCCCCCTCCTAGAAAAGAGGGAATTGACCCGGATATGAATAGGGAAAATAGCCAAACTCAGGCTGCTGGTTCCTACCGAACAGAGTACGGCACGTCGGCGGGTTACAATGCCCGGACTTTCCACCAAGAAACTCCGAACCCGGATGGGGCGAAGGATTACGCTAAACCGGGGACTTATGCAGCAGCAGACGATGAGGACGATTGGGTTTCTGATGGCTCAAAATCCGGCTCTCAAGGGGGTGAGGACGATTGGGGGGACGATCGCGATTTTCCCGATCAACCGCAGGTAAATGATGTTCCAGCGGCAAATCCGAGGGCTTACGAAGCTAAGCAGGAACCGAAAAGCAAGTCTTGGGCTGGCTCAATATATTCTTACGGCTATCGAGATCCGAGCCAGTCTGGGGTGGGGCAAACTGAGGCTGTATACGATGCGGAGTATCGAGTGCTGGTTCCTCCGGGAGGGGAGATTCCTAAACCCGCTGATGAAGCACCAATAAATCCTCTGGCAGAAGCAGAGGATGATTGGGGATTGGATGAGGGTGATGAGTTTGAGGACGACGATCGCGCCAGTGGCGGATCGATTAACCTAAAAAAATAG
- a CDS encoding shikimate kinase, translating into MDGLRGVNIYLVGMMGSGKTTVGRILAKKLKYRFFDTDELIVRVANQSIAEIFAQEGEEAFRELETKVLGELSAYQNSVVATGGGIVARSMNWGYLHYGVVVWLDVPVDQLYDRLRSDTARPLLQEGEIKSKLQSLLKERERFYTQADVRVYAGVGEKPEAVATRAIEEIQKVIKSERRPDLN; encoded by the coding sequence GTGGATGGGTTGAGGGGAGTAAATATTTATCTCGTCGGGATGATGGGTTCGGGAAAAACAACGGTAGGACGGATTTTGGCAAAAAAATTAAAATACCGTTTTTTTGATACTGATGAACTAATTGTTCGAGTTGCTAATCAGTCAATTGCTGAGATTTTCGCTCAAGAAGGGGAAGAGGCTTTTCGGGAACTAGAAACTAAAGTGCTCGGCGAATTGTCTGCTTATCAAAATTCGGTTGTGGCTACGGGCGGCGGCATTGTGGCCCGATCGATGAATTGGGGTTACTTGCACTACGGTGTAGTGGTTTGGCTGGATGTGCCTGTAGATCAACTGTACGATCGACTTCGTTCGGACACCGCTCGACCCCTACTGCAGGAAGGCGAGATCAAATCTAAGCTGCAAAGCCTTTTGAAAGAGCGAGAGCGTTTCTACACTCAAGCAGATGTCCGAGTCTATGCTGGTGTGGGCGAAAAGCCTGAAGCAGTGGCGACTAGGGCGATCGAGGAAATCCAAAAAGTTATCAAATCAGAAAGGCGGCCTGATCTCAATTGA
- a CDS encoding thiol:disulfide interchange protein has product MTQNSPNSTVIPAAKNPETKVATRLRNLLIVLTAIALSVSIFLGLQTQTPSSSLTDMAKASTPLETALINGKPTLMEFYANWCGSCQAMANDLSEIKQKYAEPMNLVMLNVDNDKWLPEITKYRVDGIPHFVYLNDKGSPVAETMGEMPRSIMEANLEALIAGKPLPHVQAGGQVSNFTPPTGPVKTSSSDPRAHGSQVQ; this is encoded by the coding sequence ATGACCCAGAATTCCCCTAACTCAACAGTCATCCCCGCCGCCAAAAATCCCGAAACAAAAGTCGCCACGCGCCTCAGAAACTTATTGATCGTGTTAACAGCGATCGCCCTTTCAGTATCTATCTTCTTAGGGCTGCAAACCCAAACGCCATCAAGCAGTCTCACCGATATGGCAAAAGCTTCAACGCCATTAGAAACAGCTTTGATCAACGGCAAGCCGACACTCATGGAATTTTATGCTAATTGGTGTGGTAGCTGTCAGGCAATGGCTAACGATCTGAGCGAAATCAAACAGAAATACGCGGAACCGATGAATTTGGTGATGCTGAATGTAGACAATGACAAATGGCTGCCAGAAATCACCAAATATCGAGTAGACGGCATTCCGCACTTTGTCTATTTGAACGATAAAGGCAGCCCCGTTGCGGAAACGATGGGCGAAATGCCACGCAGTATTATGGAAGCTAACTTAGAAGCTTTAATAGCAGGAAAACCTCTGCCACACGTCCAAGCTGGCGGTCAAGTTTCTAATTTTACTCCCCCCACAGGGCCTGTGAAAACAAGTAGCTCCGACCCCCGCGCTCACGGCAGTCAAGTACAGTAA
- a CDS encoding NACHT domain-containing protein, with product MERPKTPNPIPNPTGEESRQKEPKLQIVQTYKDDAFFQKVIAENRTEKGKHIAIIGEPGAGKTTLLGELAERLPKNSPNFPICIRLADLRDSTIADYLLNNWLAKALQFIDSDAENVTPEIRKELKQLFAEGKVWLLLDGVDEMAATSPIEALARIREQLTDWVGKARVVLTCRLNVWDAAISNTLTNFDTYKTLEFEPDDVDEFIRQWFEEASHDEKRRNSGNENFWREQGKRLTRQLKEPGKERIKELVRNPLRLSMLCQSWCVPEQELPETKAALYEQFTIYFFEWKQEEFEKKQRVLNQRDKKQIQQALGKLALAAMESVNRFRIEQDFAIEQMDEEWFNLADELGWLVLVDRDTRTKKPIYAFFHPTFQEYFAACAIGDWHFFLNHQIPPVSCECYRIFEKQWREVILLWLGRGEIERKQKEEFIDALVNFEDGCVGFYRFRALFLAAAGIAEFQDYSQIDEVIKAIVTFGFGYFNTEKHDRITFFKVISNAAREALQQTQSPKAINTLVQLLKSYQLGCYTRLQVAESLGNIDPGNQNAINTLTQLLKSEELYYYTRRQEELYYYTRRKVAERLENIYPGNQNVIDTLAQQLLFNLYYHIRRQVAESLGKIDPGNQNALDTLAQLLKSNELDDLARWQVAESLGKIGQGNQNAIHTLLQLLSSNQLNENTRRLVAESLGKIDPGNQNAINTLVQLLKSNELYFITHMQVAESLGKIGQGNQNAIHTLLQLLSSNQLNNNTRRLVAESLGNIDPGNQNAIDTLLQLLSSNQLDDGTRWQVTESLGKIGQGNPNAIHTLVQLLSSDQLNHVTRMQVAVSLGKIDPGNQKAINTLVQLLSSDQLDDVTHMQVTESLGKIGQDNQNAINTLLQLLSSDQLNDNTRRQVAESLGKIDPGNQNAIDTLVQLISSNQLDNLTHRLVTESLGKIGQGNQNAINALVQLLSSNQLDDFICIIQVAENLGKIGQGNQNAINALVQVLSFNQLDDDARWQVAEILEKIPTNKQLAVIKTLKVNFNNSQQIDEYLYKLIWHYGQNLPYPDFYQAWHQDTLTNSATASLNIANLPQILAEAINERPDLCSKVKLICIDSDKFGNPENPATKIYNEMRLQGCDKSEDSKPKTMAELQDYWDELRIESEIPLFFICYDSTALSATPTGFNDSFLKALSKFDGAICVVCEQENIPLPTFSPSQPDLVAAVVAWIRRSLLENRHPI from the coding sequence ATGGAACGTCCCAAAACACCAAACCCCATACCAAACCCCACAGGCGAAGAGTCACGCCAGAAAGAACCAAAACTGCAAATCGTCCAAACTTATAAAGATGATGCTTTTTTCCAGAAAGTAATTGCCGAAAATCGCACCGAAAAAGGCAAGCATATCGCGATTATTGGCGAACCCGGGGCGGGAAAAACTACGCTGTTAGGAGAATTGGCGGAACGGTTGCCGAAAAATTCCCCAAATTTTCCGATTTGTATTCGATTAGCAGATTTAAGGGATAGCACAATTGCCGATTATTTACTCAATAATTGGCTGGCAAAAGCATTGCAATTTATCGATTCTGATGCCGAAAATGTCACGCCAGAAATCAGAAAAGAATTGAAGCAACTATTCGCTGAAGGTAAGGTGTGGTTGCTGTTGGATGGGGTGGATGAAATGGCGGCGACTTCCCCTATCGAGGCGTTAGCGAGAATTCGGGAACAACTGACAGACTGGGTAGGTAAGGCGCGGGTGGTGCTAACTTGCCGTTTGAATGTTTGGGATGCGGCGATTAGCAATACCCTGACAAATTTTGATACTTATAAAACTTTGGAATTTGAACCCGATGATGTGGATGAGTTTATTCGTCAGTGGTTTGAAGAGGCGAGTCACGATGAGAAACGGCGCAATTCTGGCAATGAAAATTTTTGGCGAGAACAGGGAAAACGCTTAACAAGACAGTTAAAGGAACCGGGAAAAGAGCGAATCAAAGAACTGGTACGCAATCCCCTGCGGTTGTCGATGTTGTGTCAGTCTTGGTGCGTACCCGAACAGGAATTGCCCGAAACGAAGGCGGCACTTTACGAGCAGTTTACCATTTATTTTTTTGAGTGGAAACAAGAGGAATTTGAGAAGAAACAGCGAGTATTAAACCAGAGGGATAAAAAACAGATTCAACAAGCTTTGGGAAAGTTAGCTTTAGCGGCAATGGAAAGCGTTAATCGGTTTCGGATTGAGCAAGATTTTGCCATTGAGCAGATGGATGAAGAGTGGTTTAATTTAGCAGATGAATTGGGATGGTTGGTTTTAGTTGATAGGGATACCCGCACGAAAAAGCCTATTTACGCTTTCTTCCATCCGACGTTTCAGGAATATTTCGCCGCTTGTGCAATTGGGGATTGGCACTTTTTCTTAAATCACCAAATTCCCCCTGTTTCTTGTGAGTGTTACCGCATTTTTGAGAAGCAGTGGCGAGAGGTAATTTTGCTGTGGTTGGGTCGAGGGGAGATAGAACGAAAGCAGAAAGAGGAATTTATTGATGCTTTAGTTAATTTTGAAGATGGATGTGTAGGTTTTTATAGATTTCGAGCCTTATTTTTAGCTGCTGCTGGAATTGCCGAGTTTCAGGATTATTCCCAAATAGATGAAGTAATAAAGGCAATTGTTACGTTTGGTTTTGGTTATTTTAATACTGAAAAACACGATAGGATAACTTTTTTCAAGGTAATTAGTAATGCAGCTAGGGAAGCATTGCAACAGACGCAAAGTCCAAAAGCGATCAATACTTTGGTGCAACTGCTCAAATCATACCAGCTTGGTTGTTACACCCGTTTGCAAGTAGCAGAAAGCTTAGGAAACATTGACCCAGGCAATCAAAATGCGATCAATACTTTAACTCAACTGCTCAAATCAGAGGAACTTTATTATTACACCCGTAGGCAAGAGGAACTTTATTACTACACCCGTAGGAAAGTGGCAGAAAGGTTAGAAAACATTTACCCAGGCAATCAAAATGTGATCGATACTTTAGCTCAACAGCTTTTATTTAACCTTTATTATCACATCCGTAGGCAAGTGGCAGAAAGCTTAGGGAAGATTGACCCAGGCAATCAAAATGCGCTCGATACTTTAGCTCAACTGCTCAAATCTAATGAACTTGATGATTTAGCCCGTTGGCAAGTAGCAGAAAGCTTAGGGAAGATTGGTCAAGGCAATCAAAATGCGATCCATACTTTGTTGCAACTGCTTTCATCTAACCAACTTAATGAGAACACCCGTAGGCTAGTAGCAGAAAGCTTAGGGAAGATTGACCCAGGCAATCAAAATGCGATCAATACTTTAGTGCAACTGCTCAAATCTAACGAACTTTATTTTATCACCCATATGCAAGTGGCAGAAAGCTTGGGAAAGATTGGTCAAGGCAATCAAAATGCGATCCATACTTTGTTGCAACTGCTTTCATCTAACCAACTTAATAATAATACCCGTAGGCTAGTAGCCGAAAGCTTGGGGAACATTGACCCAGGCAATCAAAATGCGATCGATACTTTGTTGCAACTGCTTTCATCTAACCAACTCGATGATGGCACCCGTTGGCAAGTAACAGAAAGCTTAGGGAAAATTGGTCAAGGGAATCCAAATGCGATCCATACTCTGGTGCAATTGCTTTCATCTGACCAACTTAATCATGTCACCCGTATGCAAGTGGCAGTAAGTTTAGGGAAGATTGACCCAGGCAATCAAAAAGCGATCAATACTTTAGTGCAACTGCTTTCATCTGACCAACTTGATGATGTCACCCATATGCAAGTAACAGAAAGCTTAGGGAAGATTGGTCAAGACAATCAAAATGCGATCAATACTCTGTTGCAACTGCTTTCATCTGACCAACTTAATGATAATACCCGTAGGCAAGTGGCAGAAAGCTTAGGGAAGATTGACCCAGGCAATCAAAATGCGATTGATACTTTAGTGCAACTGATTTCATCTAACCAACTTGATAATTTAACCCATAGGCTGGTGACAGAAAGCTTAGGGAAGATTGGTCAAGGAAATCAAAATGCGATCAATGCTTTGGTGCAACTGCTTTCATCTAACCAACTTGATGATTTCATCTGTATTATACAAGTGGCAGAAAACTTAGGGAAGATTGGTCAAGGCAATCAAAATGCGATCAATGCTTTGGTGCAAGTGCTTTCATTTAACCAACTCGATGATGACGCCCGTTGGCAAGTGGCAGAAATTTTGGAAAAAATCCCTACGAACAAGCAATTAGCCGTCATCAAAACCTTAAAAGTCAACTTTAACAACTCTCAGCAAATTGATGAGTATCTCTACAAATTAATCTGGCACTACGGCCAAAATCTGCCCTACCCCGACTTCTATCAAGCTTGGCACCAAGACACCCTTACCAACTCCGCAACAGCAAGCCTCAACATAGCAAACTTACCCCAAATCCTTGCCGAAGCCATTAACGAGCGACCTGATTTATGCAGCAAAGTCAAACTAATTTGCATCGACAGTGACAAATTCGGTAATCCCGAAAATCCCGCTACCAAAATTTACAACGAAATGCGCTTACAAGGTTGTGACAAAAGTGAAGATAGTAAACCAAAAACAATGGCAGAATTACAAGATTACTGGGATGAGTTAAGGATAGAAAGCGAAATTCCTCTATTTTTCATCTGCTACGACTCCACAGCACTCTCCGCCACACCCACAGGATTTAACGATTCATTTCTGAAAGCTTTAAGCAAATTTGATGGCGCGATTTGTGTGGTGTGCGAACAAGAAAATATTCCCTTGCCAACTTTTTCACCCAGCCAACCCGATTTAGTCGCTGCTGTTGTAGCATGGATTCGGCGAAGTCTACTAGAAAATAGACATCCTATTTAA
- a CDS encoding AcrB/AcrD/AcrF family protein, with translation MTADQTGFSISATAIRRHIGTLMLTLAIIVVGIFYITQLPVDLLPSITYPRISVRLDAPGVSPEVAVDEITRPLEQGLSATEGVTQVFSRTREGQVSVDLFFRPGGDINQALNDATASVNRIRNRLPDTVESPTLFKFDPSQQPVYEFALTSDSRQGVDLRVFADDELAREINVIPGVASVDVSGGVQEEIQVNIDLNRLQSLGVNLNDVFNALRSRNLDTSGGRLRQESNEPLTRTIGRFRTASEIANVSFQVSGSNPPKRVYLRDFAQVNDGTEEQRVKVFLNQKPAVKISILKQPDANTITVVDGVKNRIKEMQESGLISADMTVVTTLDESRFIRNSLADVANAGVSGAVLAAVAVLFFLGSLRQTLIISLTIPLCTLAAIILMRLFGLSLNLFSLGGLALGIGQAIDTSVVILENIVVGLDSNPHLKKGRIKDRKERTIEESVLRSEEVESAMVASTAANLVSVLPFLLIGGFFSLLFNELILTISFAVAASLLVALTVVPMLTSRLMGMSYSSGISQFGPIKHFNRGFENGTRAYGSMLSKVLSLRLIIIALAFVILGGGTWVMAGQIPQEILPRVNTSQARLFASFPPGTNLETNQKVIAAADKLLLAQPETDYTLTTAGGLLFGNNTVENLLRGSSTITLKPGTNTTDFTERLTEEFKKLDLPKGTRLRLVPESIRGLVLTNSPVRGGEIDVVVQGETEESLQEAGRQILKELDEKVKLARFRPDADAPQSEVQIRPDWERAAVYGLTAQDIGETIQTAIEGAVPTQLQRGNRLIDVRVQFDRTSVKSIAQLGQIPLSGGNNSIIRLSDVAQIKIGKAPGEIQRLNQRQVFLVVGNLNKGASLGDAVQQVHAVLSELKLPRGVRILPSSAAETNDQLQTSLKLLGGLATFLVFVAMAVQYNSLVDPLVILLTVPLALAAGVFGLYVTKTAIGATVMIGAILLVGIVVNNGIIMIELANQILEEEKVDRTTAILRAAPQRLRPILMTTITTVLGLFPLALGIGEGSEFLQPLGVVVFSGLSLATLLTLFIIPCFYILLHDFFGMFAAKKKPQAVAIPLQKTARKTPNL, from the coding sequence ATGACCGCCGACCAAACCGGATTCAGCATTAGCGCGACTGCCATTCGCCGCCACATCGGCACCCTCATGCTGACACTTGCGATTATAGTCGTGGGCATTTTCTACATCACCCAACTGCCCGTTGACTTGCTGCCCTCCATCACCTATCCCCGCATCAGCGTGCGCTTAGACGCCCCCGGAGTCTCGCCAGAAGTTGCAGTTGACGAAATTACCCGCCCCCTCGAACAAGGACTTTCAGCGACAGAAGGCGTCACGCAAGTTTTTTCCCGTACCCGTGAAGGACAAGTCAGCGTCGATTTATTTTTCAGACCAGGGGGCGACATCAACCAAGCCCTCAACGACGCTACAGCCTCCGTCAACCGAATTCGCAACCGACTTCCCGATACAGTTGAATCGCCGACTCTGTTTAAATTTGACCCTTCTCAACAGCCAGTGTATGAATTTGCCCTGACTTCAGACTCACGGCAAGGGGTAGATTTGCGGGTATTTGCCGATGACGAATTAGCCCGGGAAATTAACGTTATTCCAGGAGTAGCTTCCGTTGACGTTTCCGGCGGCGTTCAAGAAGAAATTCAAGTTAATATTGACCTGAATCGGCTGCAAAGTTTAGGAGTTAATCTTAACGACGTTTTTAATGCTTTGCGATCGCGCAATTTAGACACTTCCGGTGGCCGACTGCGGCAAGAATCTAACGAACCGCTGACGCGCACAATCGGTCGCTTTAGAACAGCCTCTGAAATCGCCAATGTTTCCTTTCAAGTATCCGGTTCCAACCCGCCCAAACGAGTTTACCTGCGCGATTTTGCCCAAGTCAATGACGGCACGGAAGAACAGCGAGTCAAAGTTTTTCTAAATCAAAAACCAGCCGTTAAAATTAGCATCTTGAAACAGCCGGACGCCAACACCATTACTGTTGTAGACGGAGTGAAAAATCGCATCAAAGAAATGCAGGAGTCCGGCTTAATTTCTGCAGACATGACCGTAGTTACTACCTTAGACGAATCCCGATTTATCCGCAATTCCTTAGCGGATGTGGCGAATGCAGGAGTTTCTGGGGCAGTGCTAGCTGCGGTCGCAGTTTTGTTCTTTTTAGGTTCTCTGAGACAAACGCTGATTATTTCTCTGACTATTCCCCTGTGTACTCTAGCAGCCATTATTTTAATGAGGCTGTTCGGCTTGTCGCTGAACTTGTTTAGTTTAGGCGGTTTAGCTTTAGGTATCGGTCAGGCGATCGACACCAGCGTAGTTATTTTAGAAAATATTGTAGTCGGTCTAGACAGCAACCCTCATCTGAAAAAAGGCAGAATCAAAGATCGAAAAGAACGCACAATAGAAGAGTCAGTATTGCGGAGTGAAGAAGTAGAATCAGCAATGGTTGCCTCAACAGCGGCTAACTTAGTATCAGTGCTGCCATTTTTGCTGATCGGCGGGTTCTTTTCTCTGCTATTTAACGAATTAATTTTGACAATTAGCTTTGCAGTAGCAGCATCTCTGCTAGTAGCTTTAACGGTAGTGCCGATGCTGACTTCTCGCCTGATGGGAATGTCTTATTCCAGCGGTATCAGTCAGTTCGGGCCGATCAAACATTTCAACCGCGGCTTTGAGAACGGTACGCGGGCTTACGGTTCGATGCTGTCAAAAGTTCTGAGTTTGCGGTTAATTATCATTGCACTTGCTTTTGTGATTTTAGGCGGTGGCACTTGGGTGATGGCTGGTCAAATTCCCCAAGAAATTTTACCGAGAGTTAATACAAGTCAAGCCAGATTATTTGCTTCGTTTCCTCCGGGGACTAACTTGGAAACCAATCAAAAAGTGATTGCAGCAGCCGATAAACTTCTGCTTGCACAGCCAGAAACAGACTACACTTTAACGACGGCAGGGGGGCTGCTTTTCGGCAACAATACGGTGGAAAATTTGCTCAGGGGAAGCAGCACAATTACGCTAAAACCAGGTACGAATACCACCGATTTTACAGAAAGACTGACTGAGGAATTTAAAAAGCTTGACCTTCCTAAAGGAACTCGTCTGCGGCTAGTTCCAGAATCCATTAGGGGTTTAGTTTTAACTAATTCTCCCGTGCGGGGTGGGGAAATTGATGTTGTGGTTCAGGGGGAAACTGAAGAATCATTGCAGGAAGCCGGCCGTCAGATATTAAAAGAATTAGATGAGAAGGTAAAATTAGCTCGGTTTCGGCCGGATGCAGACGCGCCGCAGTCAGAGGTACAGATTCGTCCAGACTGGGAAAGGGCCGCTGTGTACGGGCTGACAGCCCAAGATATTGGGGAGACAATTCAGACAGCAATTGAAGGTGCTGTTCCCACTCAGTTGCAACGGGGAAACCGATTAATAGATGTGCGGGTGCAGTTCGATCGCACTTCTGTAAAATCTATTGCCCAACTCGGACAAATTCCGTTATCGGGTGGTAATAATAGCATCATCCGTTTAAGCGACGTGGCACAAATTAAGATCGGCAAAGCACCGGGAGAAATTCAGCGTCTCAATCAGCGGCAAGTTTTCTTAGTTGTCGGCAACTTGAATAAGGGTGCCAGTCTCGGCGATGCTGTCCAGCAAGTCCATGCAGTTTTATCAGAACTGAAGTTGCCGCGGGGAGTAAGAATTCTGCCGAGTTCGGCTGCTGAAACTAATGATCAATTGCAAACTTCTCTCAAGCTGTTGGGAGGGTTGGCGACTTTTTTAGTGTTTGTAGCGATGGCGGTGCAGTACAATTCTTTGGTCGATCCGCTGGTGATTTTGCTGACAGTGCCGCTGGCGTTGGCGGCGGGAGTATTCGGGCTTTATGTGACCAAAACTGCGATCGGTGCCACAGTGATGATCGGTGCAATTTTGCTCGTGGGAATTGTGGTAAATAACGGCATCATTATGATTGAGTTGGCGAACCAAATTCTGGAAGAGGAAAAGGTCGATCGCACGACAGCAATTCTCAGGGCGGCACCTCAGCGCTTGCGTCCGATTTTGATGACAACTATTACTACAGTTTTGGGTTTGTTTCCCCTAGCTTTGGGAATTGGAGAGGGTTCGGAGTTTCTGCAACCTTTGGGTGTGGTGGTGTTTTCCGGTTTGTCGCTGGCGACGCTGCTGACGCTGTTTATTATTCCCTGTTTCTATATTTTGCTGCACGACTTCTTCGGGATGTTTGCAGCGAAGAAGAAACCGCAGGCAGTTGCTATTCCCCTCCAGAAGACGGCGAGAAAGACTCCGAATTTGTAA
- a CDS encoding RtcB family protein has product MPYEKLDISTPKPVLSWANHALGEKETKMTANVASLPFVFKHVALMPDVHLGKGALVGSVIATKEAIIPAAVGVDIGCGMAAIKMPFTANKLEGKLKQIRLDIEAAIPVGFAENKEVEKTVTNWQGWGEFKKLHQGVQHQNNKALKQMGSLGGGNHFIEVCVDTENFVWLMLHSGSRGIGNLLAQQHIETAKDLAKLAEINLADKDLAYFVAGTREFAAYWHDLQWAQDYARFNRDVMMNRFKRVVEKHVAGGKSVKPLLEVNCHHNYAEKEVHFGEDVYVTRKGAVRADVEDYGIIPGSMGAKSFIVKGKGNAESYCSCSHGAGRLMSRNQAKNVFTLDDFVRQTEGVECRKDKEFLDEIPGAYKPIDEVMSQQSDLVEVVATLKQVVCVKG; this is encoded by the coding sequence ATGCCCTACGAAAAATTAGACATATCAACCCCAAAACCCGTGCTATCTTGGGCAAATCACGCCCTGGGCGAAAAAGAAACTAAGATGACCGCCAACGTAGCATCTTTGCCCTTTGTATTCAAACACGTCGCACTAATGCCCGATGTACATTTAGGAAAGGGTGCTTTAGTCGGTTCAGTAATTGCCACAAAAGAAGCGATTATTCCCGCTGCTGTGGGCGTGGATATTGGTTGTGGGATGGCTGCTATTAAAATGCCTTTCACCGCTAACAAATTAGAAGGCAAACTCAAACAAATTCGCCTCGATATCGAAGCCGCAATTCCCGTGGGATTTGCGGAAAACAAGGAAGTAGAAAAAACTGTCACCAACTGGCAGGGATGGGGCGAGTTTAAGAAACTTCATCAAGGCGTGCAGCACCAAAACAATAAAGCCTTAAAACAAATGGGTTCCCTCGGCGGCGGCAATCATTTTATTGAGGTTTGCGTTGATACTGAAAACTTTGTTTGGCTGATGCTGCATTCGGGTTCTCGCGGCATTGGAAACTTGCTCGCACAGCAGCACATCGAGACGGCTAAAGATTTAGCTAAACTCGCAGAAATTAACCTGGCTGACAAAGATTTGGCTTATTTTGTAGCGGGTACGCGGGAGTTTGCTGCTTACTGGCACGATTTGCAGTGGGCGCAAGATTATGCTCGTTTTAATCGCGATGTGATGATGAATCGGTTTAAGCGAGTTGTGGAAAAGCACGTCGCGGGCGGCAAATCTGTTAAGCCGTTATTAGAGGTGAATTGCCACCACAATTACGCGGAAAAAGAGGTGCATTTTGGCGAAGATGTGTATGTGACTCGCAAGGGTGCTGTGCGCGCAGATGTAGAGGATTACGGGATTATTCCGGGTTCGATGGGGGCGAAATCTTTCATTGTTAAGGGGAAGGGAAATGCTGAGAGTTACTGTAGTTGCAGTCACGGCGCGGGGCGGTTGATGTCTCGCAATCAAGCGAAGAATGTATTTACTCTCGATGATTTTGTGCGGCAGACTGAGGGGGTTGAGTGCCGGAAAGATAAGGAATTTTTAGATGAAATTCCGGGGGCTTATAAGCCGATTGATGAGGTGATGAGTCAGCAGTCGGATTTGGTGGAAGTTGTGGCGACTTTGAAGCAGGTGGTTTGTGTCAAGGGGTGA